TGTGACATGCCCCGGGAACTCCTGCCCCATAGGGCTGGGCTGATGTCAGGCAGCAGCAGGCCAAAGGCgagctgccccagctctgccctgccatgATCCCTCTACAAAGGAGAGGAGGCTAAGTCTCTGTGGCTCATTCAGGCAATAAGGGGTCCCTCATGCTGGCTGCGGGGTGGGCTTGTGAAGGGGGCGGTCGGCTTGTCACATGCGACATGAGCACATCAGGGCTTGGAAGGTCGCAGGCCTGGCTCTCCTCTAGCCCAGTGTAGGGACAGGTCCGTGGAGTTCACAGCAGAGCCAGATTCAGGGCCCAGGGAGGCATTGGGAGTAGCAGCTGGAAATGCTGCCAGACAAGACCCAGCAAGCCACGGGATTGGGTGTAGCCACCTACTTAGTGTGTGTGCAAgagtgtgagggggtggaggagaagagAGGGTGTGGCTGTGCATGGGTGGGAAACAGCAACAGAGAGGGATCTAAggccctgctggggctggagcagctggcagggtGGAAGGTTGAAGTCTGCTTCCTCAGGCCCCTGTGTCATGCTGTCTCTCCCTGGGGTAGCCTCCCCTAAGGTCATTAGCTCAGCTGGGCTGAAGCTGTGAGCTCCAAGGCTGGTCTGGTCCTTGCCTGACTGCATTGGCTGTGTGAATCCAGGACAGGGGGGTCCAACTGAGCTGCAggcccctgcctgcctgcatgtCTTGGGGAGAACCCAGAGCTCACTCTAGGTGGAGGCAGGGGCCTCTTCTCGGTGCTCCACTACCCCTCCAAGGCCTTCAAAGTGGCTGGAGTCTGGCTCCCCTGTGCCCCAAATAGCCTTCACCTCTGTTGGAATTATTAGTAATATTAGAAATAATTAATATGGGAGACTACCAGACACAAGTTTAACTGTacattcctttattaaatccaaaggccgaATGATACTTTTGACAATTGCTCAGAACATGCCTGACTGCCTAAAAATAAGCAGTCATTGTAGCCGAGACAGCACAATGTGATCAGAAGCACGTCATCAGTGTACTTATGGATGGGCCAGACCTCGGGAAAGCAGCCTTATCCTGGTGTGCTCCAGTGTAATGAATGAGGGTCTGACAAAGAACCCTCAAACTCATCACTCTTTTTATACCAGTGCTGCCATTGCCACTTGAGCCAACAAATACTTCACACTTCACCCTAATTTTCAAACTGAATCCAGATGGGATGTACAACCTCCTTTCTCCCCGggtctttcctcctcctctcgtCCCCTCCGACCTGCTGTCCAACAGCTTTTGCATGCCACCTGGACTCACCTAGCCTTTATTTTTAAGATAGCACGGGTATGTGGGGTGAGCAGGTCCATGTTGGCTCCTTTTAAGACAGATTCTTGTTGTCTTATTTGAAACCATCTGCAGTCACCCCTACCGATCAGAGGCCTTCTTTGTAGAAACTGTCCCTTATCTCATTAATTACTTTTTGAACTAGACATCCTTCCTCCTCCATTCCTTCTGGCCTCATAACTCGTGATTTTCAAGGCCTTCTTTCTACTAACTAGTCAGGGCCTTGCTTCACAATGTGTATGTTTTCTTAACCAAAGCTAACTTTAGTTCTTTACTGTAATATTTATTCCACAACCTAACAGCCGGAAGCCTGGCCAACACGCTCATCTCAGGGACCGATCTCTGAAGGGGCGAGGGCGGGGATGGATAATTCTGCCCATTTTATAGAGGGAGAGACTGAGCCACAGAGGGAGGGGGCCTGCCCAGTCACAGGGCGTCAATGCTTGTGCTGCGAGTAGAACCCAGAACTTCCAGTTCCCAGCCCGTAAGCAatgtccctcctcccagctctgaagcTGTGAGCTCCAAGGCTGGTCTGGTCCTTGCCTGACTGCATTGGCCGTGTGAATCCAGGACATGGGGGTCCAACTgagctcctcccagctctgccccgtTGGAGCATTTCCCCAGATGTGGCATTGGGAGCCTCAGCAGCTGACTCCCTGGTGGCCCCGCCAAAGGCTCCGGGACCCCTCTCTTGGAAGCTCTGTCCTGCCTGCCTGGGGATGGCACGGCACCCACAAAGTGGAGTCAAAATGGTCCAGCCTCTGTTTGGGATTCCCAGCAGCTGGTTGGAGGGATTCAGCTGATTGCCCCTCTGAATGACCAATCACATGTGCCCATGTGTGACCTCGCAGCTGAGGGGCCTTGCCTTTGGTTGGAATGTTTGAAAGATGGGGGCATATTTGTTGTTACTAATAATAGTTTTAATAACAATCAGTGCGCTTCAACCTGGCCAGCCTCCCGGCTTGGGAGCAGAACCCTGCAATTGCTCTGATCACTGGATAAGATAAAGCACCAGGAAAAGTGTCCTAAGAACCTGAGCCGAACCCCCTCGAACACATGTCTGGGGGGAGAGGCGGAGGGGGATGCTCCACAGAGGGGGAGTCTCACACCCTGGGGCTAACACTGAGCCCCCCAAACGAGGGGGTTGGAGATTCCAGATTCCCACCAGCAGGAGGTTCAGGGATGTCTCTGCTGGAGCCGGGTCCCTTGGCTACAAGGTCTTTAAATCCCAACGTGGCAGCTTAAAATCCTGCCACCTCTCCCTAGGCAGCCCGGAGGATGCAGGGCGGGTGGGCATTATGTGAtcacagtgctgggagcagggggctgctgccTTTTGCATGAGCTGAAGTGAAGCCAGGGGAATTACTGTCAGCAAAGTGAGGGACCCCAACATGGACTAGAGCCAGGGAGATGGTGCTGCACAAGCTTCCCTTTGCACAgctctgacccacagccccccgctgtCCTAGTCCTGTGTGCTCCACCCACACAGTTCTGCCAATGCCCTTCActtctgacccacagccccccgtctatcctggccctgggctcccccccataGCTCTCCCAGTGCCATTCAGTCATGACCCCCTGCTCTTCCAGCCATGAGCTCTTCACTCCCCtctcaccccaacacacacagctcTCTGTGCCAAGCTGAAAGCAGCAATCGTGGGTCCCTCGTGTGCTGCTAACAGCCGGGTAACATGTTTCTCTCTTGCCTCCCATGCAGCTGACTGTGAGGACGTGGGGGCCACTGTGAATGGAGATGTCTTTCAGGTGAGAGCCAGATCCTTCGCCCTGCCCTGCACTTAGGGACGGTCAGCCAGTGGGTTTGCTTGGACCCTGGCATCCTGCCTCTGCACCCGGGTGCTGCTGTgctgctcatggaaacatcccaCATCCGTATCTGAGCAAGGGGGAGCCCGGTGCTCCATCTCTGCCCTGTTTCCTTGACATGCCAGCCCGTCTGTCTGTGCCAGGGCATTAGAGGTGACGGAACTGGACTGAGCAGCAGGGTCCTGTGGATTCCTGACTCGATTAAAGTCCCACCTATTCCCCCTGTTGGATCTGTGCTCAAGTGAGGGATGTCCcccagctggggagctgcagcaaCCAAAGGGTCTAAAGCTGGGGGCAGCCTGTTGGAGCTGAATTGGGAGACAGGAGACCCTCCCCAAAGGCCTTGTGTTTCTCCAGCCCACCCAGTCTCTTCGTTAAATGGGCTGCGGCTGTCCCGGGGCAGCTGGATGGCCTCTCTTGGAAGAGGCTGGAGCCGAGAGGCGATGAGGAGGGTAGTGGGACAGCAGTGGGGTCCAGCCTCTTGCTCCTGCTTGTAGAAAATGATGGCACCCGGGAGGGACGTGTGACACCTCCTTTCCAAGTTCGAGCAGCCCAGCTGGTTTATCAGCCTGGTTTTCCTCGTACTTCAGCTGGCACAAGTCAGGGCAAGCCCCACAGATCCCAGCGAGAGGAGACCCGGACGCAGAGATTTAGGGGCCCCAGCCACTCTCTGGGGTCCTGTCGCTACAGTACGTTCCACTGGTGTTGGACTCATGGGGCCTCCGGTCACAATGCCAATCCCCACCCAGGGGCATGGGCATGTGCAGCATCTCCCTTTGCATCTGCTAGGGACATGCCTCCCAGGACCCCCTCTCCAGGTCTCAGTCACTGTCTCCGCGGGCAGAgtgctcagccccctccccagacctggctgtgtggggtggagggagagtaGTGGCTCCTGGCAGGGAGGAATATTTCACCCCTCCACGTAGCTAGTCAGTGGGGTGCGTGGGTTGGCTGGGCTTGCTTCATGGGAGGATGATCCCATCAGACAGGGAGAGACTTAATTAGATCAGGGCATTTCAGAGGAGAGCTGCACCCTAATAGCCCTGCTCAGtggaaggaggggctgggggcgtggagggttggggcagagggcaCCTTCCACCGGCTGTGCTATGTCATGGCCTGCTCCTGAGCAGGGCTAAGTACCTGCATCGCCCAGTGATTTTGGTGCTTGGCCCTCACAGGGGAGAGCTTTGAATCGGAGCTCTGCTCAGATGTCCGAGTGGCCCCTCCTCGCACCAGGATGGGCTCAGGGATGAGCTGCAGACTCCAGGGCCCAAAGAATCATCTCTGCTCCAGGACAGGGAGCTGCAGCCTCCCCTCCAGCTGTAGCTGCCTTCCAAGTGTAGCCCCTTTGACCCAGCAGCGATGGGGAACCGCCCTCGCTGGGCCCTGCAggtgtgtggggctggcagagggATCTGCCCGTGATCTCTATAGGAACGGCCCTCGCTGGGCCCTGcagtgtgtggggctggcagagggATCTGCCCCTGATCTCTGTGCAGTCGCTGAGAGGGGAAGGTGCGGTTGATGCTATCTAGAGGCAGAACAGCACCACCTTGCGGGCCCTGTGGGACTGAGCCTTCGGCACCAGCTCTTCCCAACTCCCCTGGCCAGAGCTATAACACCCCTCGTTATCGGTGACtgtgcccagcccctccctccgggGACTCGGCAGTGAGGGCGGGACACCAGGGGTGATGCCAGCAATATGACACTAGGACCCAGAAGTAGGGAGGCGTCCGGCTCCAAGCAGTGGAGGGATCGGGGTGGAGGGATCAGTAGCAGGACGGTGCCCTATCAGAATGACTGTGACATCACAGGCGCATTAGCCAGGGGGCTGCGTCTGCCCCGTGATGTCAGTTGTTAGGATGATGTCACAAAGGTGCAGCCCGtagcccctccccagagcagcagcagctgatgggggCGTGACGGGGACAGACATGAAAGTCGTGTTGGCAGCGAATGGCAAGTTCTATCGGGTTGCGCCGGTGAGTGGCTACTTGGCAGGAGGCgggtgggagatgctgggccCTGAGGAGCTGGGCAGTGGGACAGGTTTGATGCTGTTAGAAGGTGCCAGGCTGGCAGCTAGGTGCCTAGCTTAGTGCAGGCAAGCTGGCTTGTTGGAGAGGAAGGCGTCTGGCCTCAGTGgcccctggctctgtgctgagGGGGTGCTTGGGGTCAGCCGTGGGGGTGGGCTCCTTGCTGTGGATATGGGAATAGACTGAGCCCCTCAGTTCTTCCTCCTGGGCTCCTCAGTGTGCACTGGTGGGGAGGAGGTTTGATCACTATCAATCCAGAGGGGGGCATCACACTTCACCCCTCTGCAGGGGTTCACCCGCTGAGGTTCCTCCCCACCACATGCCCTTGCTGCGCCCTGCTTGcggaggggctgagggcaggcAGAGAGTGCTGGAGAGGGCTGCTTTTCATGGGGGAGTGCTTATGTCCCGCAGGAATCCAACGGCCCCACGGACGGCTACGCAGCCATCGCCCGGGCTGACAGGCTGACCCAGGAGCCCGAGAGCATCCGCAAATGGCGGGAGGAGCAAAAGAAACGGTTGCAGGAGCTGGGtgagtggggtgggcagggcgggAGGCTCCTCCACACAGCACAGAGACCCTGCCTGCCTCTGTCCCTAGCAGCTGTGGAGAGCCTAGGCTCCTGGCACTTTCAGCCCTCGTCTACCTGCTGCATTGATCATACACCCACTGCCACGCTCCCAGGCATCCCGGGAGACAGTCTACCCCTCCCCGCCAGCAAATGCCCCTGGCTCATGTTCCCTGACCCTGGCTGGGGCGCCGACCCAAAGGCCAGGCTCCCTGCAGGCTCAGGCTTCCCCAGCAGGAAGTGTGGGTAGGTGCCGCAGCTCCTAAGCTGCCTGCACACCTCTCTCACTGAAGCCTCCTCTTGCGCGCTCCACTCGGCTTCTGCAGCGCGAGGGCACGGAGAGAGTGGGCCACACGCAGGCGCTGAAAGCCAGGTCAGTGGCCATGGCTGGAAGGGCCCTAGTTCTTGGGGGCTGCAGAGCCCCGCGGGCATGCGATTTAGCTGGGAGGATGGGAAGCTCCTGCCACCTTGTGCTGGAGCAGCAGGGTGATCTTGTGACAGGAGCATCTGCCCCCTTGGGGTGTGGGGATTCCCTCAGGACAGAGTCTCTGACAGGACCCTGCTGCCTATACAGCCCTGTCTGCCTCTGTTCTCCTACCAAGGGAGTGAGCTGACCCAGACTGGGTGGGGCTCCCCCTGCAGCAGAGCCTGCTGTGTGTCTGGCTGCCTGCTGACCGTCTGTCCTGCTGTGCTCTAGATGCTGCTTCGAAGGTGACGGAGCAGGAATGGCGTGAGAAGGCCAAGAAGGACCTGGAGGAGTGGAACGTGCGTCAGAACGAGCAGATGGAGAAGAACCGAGTTAACAACAGGTATTGCGGGGGATGGCGTGGCGGGGCCGGCCGGTGATGCAGGGAGCCTGTCGCTCAGCTTTGCTGTGTGCAGCcagaggaggtgctgggggttggTCCACCCAGAGTCCCCCTAAAGCCAGATCCACAGTGCCCCATGCCAGCAACAGTCACTGTCAATAATAGCTCACAGTCTCCTGGTGccgtgaaatgcagccacccgTGGGCTGGAGCTCAGCAGAGGGGTGGTGGGGATCTTTGTCAGGAAATAGGGTCAGACCCCAACTCCTCTGAGAGGTGTTCTGTCTGCCTCGCTCCAGAAGGTCTCATCCTGTCCAGATGCTGCCAGATGCTGGTTTCCGTGGTGCTGATGCTGTGGCATCTCAGCACTGAGTCAGTCCGATTTCCCGCCTGCCTCGCGCCGAGGGGTTTCTGCGTACCTGCACTGCTGCCGGGTGTCTGCTCAGCTCCGGGGTCACTCGCGAATCGGAACAGGTTCCCTGCCCGTCGCGCTGGGGAAGGACACTAaccccgtctctctctctctctctctctctaaccctTTGCCTGCCTGGCTGCTCTGTCTCCTGCTCACGCGCTAGGATTGCTGACAAAGCATTTTACCAGCAGCCGGACGCCGACGTGATCGGCTATGTGTATGTGCCTCTTGCTGTCTCTGTGTCCTTTCCCTAGAGGGCCCTGGGGGAGCCAGGCGGGCCTGGGGATTTCAAACCCCAGACACTCGCTGCCCAAATAGGGGTTCCCAGGGGTCCTTGGCCTCAAGGGTGGCAGCACCCAGCTGAGCACGTCCTACTGGCAGATTCACAAGAGGTGAGTGGGGCTCTGGATCATGCTTGTTAAGGCAGATAGAAAGAGGGGAGATGACCCATCAAGAATCTGCCCCCCAGGCTCACGCCCCTGGGAGGAGATTGCTgcacctgcctccccagggctggctgggcaaCGTCCCAGGTGAGCACAGGGCCCAAGGAGTCTGAGCGCAGCGAGGGTCAGCACCTGGGGCACCCTTCACGTGAGGCAGACGGCTCTGTCTGGATGTGTAAGAGCCTCGCTcactgctgggagccaggatccaGGAACCAGCTGTCTCAGGCCTGGAGATCTGTGAGCATgagcccagcagctggagggggaggatagTTTgcaggctgggggagtgggggggtgtttccccagcccagagagcagacatTCCCTCTTactggggctgggctggcctcAGGCTCAGACAGGCAGGCTGGCTGTGCTGAGCCCAGCGGCTCTAGGACAGTAGGATAACAATGGCCAGGCCATTCCTGATGCTGTTGTTTGTGACACTGGGCTACCAACATCCCCCATATCCCCAAAGCAAAGGGGCGGGTGGCTAGTTTCTCTTGGGAGCAGCTGGCTGGGGCCCCCGGATCTCCTGTTCTCTGTCTCTCCTAGTTCTGCAGCCCCAAGCGCTTGCTCTGGAATGGCCCAGCCAGGACTCTGTGTCCCAGAAGGAGGGGGTGTTGCCTGATcgtgggagaggagatgggggtgAACCAGGTGGGAGTGCAGGTGTGGTGCCTAGCAGCCCCTGGGTCCTACCCACTGGGAAACAGGAACCTCCCTGGTCTCAGGAGGGGAGATCCAGCAGCCCCCTCTCCTTCAGAGACTGACCCCCACATCTCTCCCACCTGTCTCCCCCAGGGCCTCGGAGGAAGCCTTCCTGAAGGAGTCCAAGGAAGAAAACCCCGGCACAGAGTGGGAGAAGGTGGCCCAGCTGTGTGACTTCAACCCCAAGAGCAGCAAGCAATGGAAGGATGTGTCGAGGATGCGCTCGGTGCTCATCTCCCTCAAACAGACACCCCTGTCCCGCTAGCCGCCCGCCCAGCACGACCAAAGAGTGGGGGGGACGGGGCGGACATGGGCCACTCTTCCGCCAGCGGGCTCGCCTGGACCAGCACATCAGGTTCAGTTGGACGCCAGCAAGGGgcgctgctgcccccgcccccactcccccgccccctttgcTCCCCGGTGCGCGTGGCTGATTTGGTGGGTCGCTGGTTGTAACTGTCCCCCTGATTTTCCTTTGCTTAAAGGGTGCATTGGTCTCTTTTTACACTTATTTATTACCATGGTggttccctgggcagcagggctgggctcccTCCCCCGCTGCTTCTGGGGAGGGGAGCTCGATGCCGGCAGGCCAGGCACAGGCCTCTGATACTGTGAGAGATCCCGGGGTCTCCTTGCTGTCCCTCATACCGACTCTCCCTTCTCTGCCTCAAACCCATCCAGCTTCTTCCCCCAGGACAGAGAGCTGAGCCAGTTCGGTGGGAGCAAACCCTGCCGCCTCCTGCCTGAGATGCTGGGCCACAGCACTGGGTGATGGCGGGATGAGAGGCAACATTGTCTAGTATCCtagcatggggctgggagccaggacgcctgagTTCTACTCCCAGTTCCTCATGGGACCCTGGCTCTCCTGTGTCCACCTGTAACAGGGGATGGCTGTGAcactgggaggggcagggccggtTCCTGGCTGCACAGGTGTGACATCAGCCAGAGGCAGCGGCTAGGTGCAcacaagctgccagggaaaaagGAGAATCCCAGTCATGGGCGctccaggcagagcagagctgggagcatgCAGTAGCGTCTGGGTCTGGGAGGTAGcaacccccagctcctcctccagtgtTAGCGTGAGTGTCTGGCATTGCAGTACCGGCGAGGCAATGGCAGTGGCTAACCCTGCCCTggggaactctctgccacaggaTAGTGCTGAGGCTGAGCTCCCAGGATTGGGTATGTGGCTGGCTAAGGACACATCAATGGGTTTGACAAGTCAAGTTCGGGCTCAGGAGAAACCTCCCCTAGGGGAACTTATTCCACCACTGCTCATTAGGGAACTTCTTGTtcctccctctggagcacctctCATGGAGACCGAATACCAGGCTCGATGAGCCCCTGGGCTGAGCTGCTCCGGCACTTCCTCTGCTCCTAAGTGAAggtggctgggaggggagtgctgAGCTCAAGCAGAGttacccctgccctgctgcaggggaCATGGGCTGAGATCCCTGTTTGCGCTTGGCCAGGGAGAGAAAACGCCCACCAGCCCGCACGTGGACTTGATATTCCAGAGGAAAAACTCTAGCTCTGGTGTTTGGACTCTGCCCTGCCTCTGAGCAACCGATGAGCCCTCAGAAAGTAAGGGGAGtgcctggggtggggacaggtaccGGCTGAGGCAGCCTGGCCTAGTGGCTTCACGTTCTCTCGCTGCTGTTTCTTCTggcccacccctggcctgccaGCTAAAGGGACTCCACTGTCCTCCCCTGAGCGATGCCCTTTGAGGAGGGGGCTCCGCTTCCTCCCCAAGCACCTTATCTGTCAATAGGGTCTTggtggggccagggcagcccCATCTAGCTCCCAGCACAGGGAGCCTGGAGGCTAGAAACCATCTCTGCACTCAGGAGCAGACAGGCACGCTGGACCCCCTTCGCCCTTGGGCTCTGTCTCCTGCCATGTTCTTGCGCTCTCTGTCCTGGCCGCATGCGCCTCGGGCAGGGACTGGATCAGGTGTAATGCAGCATGGCTTACGGGGACCTCATACAGGGcatgctgcctggtgctgtgtggagagcaggctgggaggagacactggcagggagctcagggcgaAGTCCATAAAGCCAGGAGCCCCCTCCAGCCAATGGGGTGAGGTACAGGGGAACCTCTCTCTGCAGACCCAGCCCTGCCCATGAGCTAATTGGACACGGCTGTCATAGGGCCCTGCCTGACTCTGCTCCAGCTTAGTTCTGCTGGGCGTTAGCCCTGCTGCTCAGGTGGATTAGGCCCGGTTTAGGGCTGCAGCTCTTGGCAGGTGCTCCGAGACGCCAGGCTGGGATTTCCTGCTCCAGGACTCTGATCATGGCAGAGCAGCAGCCTGGAACTGGGCCTAGCTCCTGCATGAATAGGGGGCAGGAAGCATGGCTTGGGTATCCCCCCCTCATTCCCAGTGGGGAGCAGGACCCCAGGGGGATAGCTGGTACTGCTGCTTTACAGACAAGGGCCCGGCTcctgttcctcctcctgcccGGTGACAGCTCTGGGGAGCACTATGCCTGTTGTATGTCCCCCCTGCTTTGGTATATGTGACCTTGTACAAATAAACTGACATGACTCCACCCCAGCCCAAGGAGCAGTTTCTCGCTTGCTTTCTTTCTAGGCTGATGCTTCTCTGAGCGGGCATGGGGGAATCCACCGCAGCTGCTGTGCTGAGCCCACAAACTGGGCACTGCAGACTGGGGTAGGGCTAAAAGGAGACCTTAGGGCGGAGCCACCCTAAAGAAAAGCAGGAGTGACCTGGTCAGGGCAGGAACGCTGAGTTAGCGCTGGAGCTTTACTACCAGCAGTTGCTGTGGGCTCAGCTCAGGGCTGGCAGGTCAGGGTTATTGATGAATTCTGAGCCTCGAGGAAGCAGAGAGCTAATCATGATCTTGTTTGGAGTTGAGCTTCCCCCACACAGCTGGGGTTTCTCCTGAGCAGACATTGCCAGTCTCGCTCCATTCAGACTTCAGCCTCTGGGGTAGCTTTCATTGTGCAGACCCTCAGGCTCCAGGGGAGGGGTGCTCCGAGCCTTTCTGGATTAGATGGTAGAAGCAGCTACCCCCTGGCCTGAAACAAGTCAACTCCAGTTGTCCAACGCAGAATCCTCTTTGGAGGTAGCCTCAGTGATGGAGCCAAGACATGGAAAGGAAGGTTCATCCAAAGGAAGGTTTATTAAGCAGCAGCCTCCACccaactgaagagaaacagtttCACCTGTCAACACGATCAGATACAATGCACCGGCCTCCTGCAGGCCACCTCCCAGGACCAGGGCAGAACATGCTACTTCCAAAGCGGAGGTTCACAGGACCTGGCTGTATTTATTCCCAGCAGAGACAAGGACGTCAGCATGCCTGACACTGGCGTGTCAGCTATCATGAAACGTCCCATTACCTTAAATCCAAACTGCCCCTTGTGAAGCAGATCCTGGCTGGGTGAGATGAGCCAACCCCACCACTCTGAGCCTTGCCAGACTAACCCTGCAATCCCTTCCTCCTGTGCCAAGATTCAAAGCCACAGCACCCTTGGCTGAAACGAAATACCCTGTCCATCCAAATGGCCAATGCAAGTCactgggctctggccaggggaAGGGTGGTGGGAGGCAGCAAGAGGTATGTTACTAAGTCTTTGTTCTCTGACTTCATTCTGTCCAGCCTTGCCTCCAAGTAGCTTTATTCTACTCAGAGACGCTGCCCTTACAGGCTTCCACATTCACTGTCTCAAAGACTTGAGGCCATTTGGCTCTGTTTACAAGTACAGGGCAGCAAACCTCCTGGGATCTGAGAGGCAAGCTGGGACCCTCCCCAGTCACAAAGATTCCCTGGACACAATATGGCATGGAGACCCCCTCATGGCACAAATCTTCTGCATAGATCTTCATGTCTGCTGTGTGTAGCTCCTTACGTTCTTCCT
This window of the Eretmochelys imbricata isolate rEreImb1 chromosome 8, rEreImb1.hap1, whole genome shotgun sequence genome carries:
- the CLTB gene encoding clathrin light chain B; this translates as MADDFGFFSSSESGAPEEDPAAAFLAQQESEIAGIENDEGFGAADGGPGQAPDVGADCEDVGATVNGDVFQESNGPTDGYAAIARADRLTQEPESIRKWREEQKKRLQELDAASKVTEQEWREKAKKDLEEWNVRQNEQMEKNRVNNRASEEAFLKESKEENPGTEWEKVAQLCDFNPKSSKQWKDVSRMRSVLISLKQTPLSR